Proteins encoded in a region of the Novibacillus thermophilus genome:
- a CDS encoding dockerin type I domain-containing protein — MSDKAGNVNEVEYDAVYDVDTSISGDDVAVGDELKLTLSVHQVEKLVAGEFKLDYLSDVFTYDRVEVTEEFRSLAPNTVTTSFVDGEKWTDEDGREHHWIQVGGALSKDFGYGHPVSGATGNIPIVHVYFTASKDVRNLGSYPFAITTSQYIDQSLSKKTLRGSTAEVEVYTEPTTLSGRVNLEAYLDKNGDLRNDIDYRDTRSYIRVWDAETGEELLPLDGYRTDLSTNLNDDGTFSIKGLKPGKKYDVEFVYPGHFAGVAKEIETSTPDEAGNAVPVHNVTIDFGLQLAGDVDGDDVIDIYDVAVILQFLGAKAEDGRYGDYLAQNADINRDGIVDDADLNFALHNYGKWNEAKLGRNGVKRIQKSLPNGLTLKEMINNPDRIPGVEALLSLKKAQ, encoded by the coding sequence GTGTCGGACAAGGCAGGCAACGTGAACGAAGTGGAGTACGACGCCGTTTACGATGTCGACACGTCTATCAGCGGAGATGACGTAGCAGTCGGGGACGAACTGAAGCTGACGCTCTCCGTGCACCAGGTGGAGAAACTCGTGGCGGGCGAATTTAAGCTTGACTACCTTTCCGATGTGTTCACGTACGACCGGGTTGAGGTTACGGAAGAATTCCGTTCCTTAGCTCCTAATACCGTAACGACTTCATTCGTTGACGGGGAAAAGTGGACAGATGAAGACGGGCGCGAACACCATTGGATTCAAGTGGGAGGCGCGCTTTCGAAAGATTTTGGCTACGGGCATCCAGTAAGCGGAGCAACAGGGAACATCCCCATTGTTCACGTTTACTTTACCGCATCGAAAGATGTGCGTAATTTAGGAAGTTATCCGTTTGCGATCACGACGTCACAGTACATCGACCAATCACTGTCCAAAAAAACGCTGCGGGGCAGTACCGCAGAAGTTGAAGTTTATACGGAACCGACAACGCTCTCCGGCAGAGTCAACCTGGAAGCGTATTTGGACAAAAACGGAGATTTGAGAAATGACATCGATTACCGCGATACACGGAGCTATATCAGAGTTTGGGATGCAGAGACAGGAGAAGAGCTGCTCCCGTTGGACGGTTACCGAACGGATTTGAGTACAAATTTGAATGATGACGGGACCTTCTCCATTAAGGGGTTAAAACCAGGCAAAAAATACGACGTCGAATTTGTCTATCCCGGGCACTTCGCCGGGGTGGCAAAAGAGATCGAAACGTCAACGCCTGACGAAGCAGGGAACGCAGTCCCCGTTCACAACGTGACGATCGACTTCGGGCTTCAGCTTGCAGGTGATGTTGACGGGGACGATGTCATTGACATATACGACGTGGCAGTCATTTTACAGTTCCTCGGCGCGAAAGCTGAAGACGGGCGTTACGGCGATTACTTGGCTCAGAATGCCGACATTAATCGCGACGGTATCGTGGACGATGCCGACCTCAACTTTGCACTTCACAACTACGGAAAATGGAACGAAGCGAAACTCGGCAGAAACGGTGTTAAACGCATCCAAAAATCGTTGCCTAACGGTCTCACATTAAAAGAAATGATAAACAACCCCGACCGGATCCCTGGCGTCGAGGCGCTGTTATCATTAAAGAAGGCACAGTAA
- a CDS encoding S8 family serine peptidase: MHIKKQRKKLISTALALILLIPLIPINAATAKDDEVNVNLRSLSQPEIDPSINTKSDKTIKVIVEFTTDPVVVQRLFRQKRFDKAEDSVQQALKKFRKGLTEINVSANITTTYKTVFSGAAVEMRANDVPKLKKVAGVRAVHANNRVEAIPVTKSKVITPYTEESTAFIGADEYWKRGFEGKGIKIGVIDTGIDYHHPDLKKAYKGGYDFVDNDDDPYEGNETVNTTHGTHVSGIIAGRGKPEKGGVRGVAPKSDLYVYRVLGPEGGWDEWVIAGIERAVEDGVDVVNLSLGNHINDADAPTSRAVNNAMLAGVITVVANGNTGMSGLKSVGAPATAALGISVGASTPPIHSYRFTGQASATGTKEYSLLWMMQEKPQNLKSLFKGKEIVYLGLGRPEDFDGVNVKNKLVLVKRGVTHFEEVNARAAEAGAAGVVIFNSDGYNEHINRPAPLPDGIPTFDMRGDDGRELAAALAERSNKKPRTFKLTDELTETYPGDELADFSSRGPVITNMEIKPDVVAPGVHIRSTVPSFGGNDKKAYAYYDGTSMAAPHIAGMAALIKQARPEFDPFDVKTALMNTALQIAPKEQGAYRVLDIGAGRVQGLEILRTPALAQVPHTAEYTKDSLDDDKHQSVEHLTGAIHFGEIRELDGKGQQVLLKNVSDQDVTYRVSYDIHHFLPRSGSPGNSDVNSIHMTFDQKEVTVPAGGSESLTAHLRVNRAVDEGFYEGYVRLTPVDGTHPGIHIPYIAYNNAQLVEGIREISADPRSLSLNGDGINETTTIQYELTEDMTDAILYLQDVARVSWPGSSKQWKETSSKKERNTRSRGTAVTLNVKQEK, from the coding sequence ATGCACATAAAAAAACAGAGAAAAAAACTTATCTCAACCGCACTTGCGCTGATCCTTTTGATCCCTTTGATCCCGATCAACGCTGCAACGGCTAAAGACGACGAGGTAAACGTCAACCTCCGTTCGTTGTCACAACCTGAGATCGACCCGTCTATCAATACGAAATCCGACAAAACAATCAAGGTGATCGTAGAATTTACAACAGACCCGGTCGTCGTGCAGCGTCTCTTCAGACAAAAGCGTTTCGACAAAGCGGAAGATTCTGTACAGCAGGCATTGAAAAAATTTCGCAAAGGTTTAACCGAAATAAATGTTTCAGCAAATATCACGACAACGTACAAGACGGTTTTCAGCGGAGCGGCTGTTGAAATGAGGGCGAACGACGTACCGAAGTTAAAAAAAGTAGCCGGGGTTCGCGCCGTTCATGCCAATAACAGAGTCGAAGCCATTCCCGTTACAAAGTCGAAAGTCATCACGCCGTACACCGAGGAAAGCACCGCCTTCATCGGAGCTGACGAGTATTGGAAGCGCGGGTTCGAAGGAAAGGGTATCAAAATTGGCGTCATCGACACAGGGATAGACTACCATCATCCTGACCTGAAGAAAGCGTATAAAGGCGGTTACGATTTTGTCGATAACGATGACGACCCTTACGAAGGCAATGAAACGGTCAACACGACGCACGGCACGCACGTGTCGGGCATTATAGCTGGACGAGGAAAACCGGAAAAAGGTGGGGTTCGCGGTGTTGCTCCGAAATCCGACCTGTACGTCTACCGTGTGCTTGGTCCGGAAGGAGGATGGGACGAGTGGGTCATAGCCGGCATTGAACGTGCTGTCGAAGACGGCGTGGATGTGGTGAATTTGTCGCTGGGCAATCATATAAATGACGCAGACGCTCCGACCAGTCGAGCGGTTAACAACGCGATGCTGGCGGGGGTGATAACCGTTGTCGCGAACGGAAATACGGGAATGTCCGGTCTAAAGTCGGTAGGTGCCCCGGCGACGGCTGCACTGGGGATTTCAGTAGGCGCTTCAACCCCTCCGATCCATTCGTACCGTTTCACCGGACAGGCGTCCGCAACGGGAACGAAAGAATATTCACTGCTGTGGATGATGCAGGAAAAACCACAAAATCTAAAATCGTTGTTTAAAGGAAAAGAGATTGTTTACTTGGGGTTGGGCCGACCTGAAGATTTTGACGGTGTAAATGTTAAGAACAAGTTGGTGCTGGTAAAGCGTGGCGTCACACACTTTGAAGAGGTAAACGCGAGGGCAGCAGAGGCGGGGGCAGCAGGTGTCGTTATTTTCAACTCTGACGGCTACAATGAGCACATCAATCGTCCTGCGCCGCTACCGGACGGTATCCCCACTTTTGATATGCGCGGGGATGACGGACGGGAACTCGCCGCCGCCTTAGCAGAACGATCGAATAAGAAACCCCGAACGTTCAAATTAACGGATGAATTGACAGAAACGTACCCCGGAGACGAACTGGCCGATTTCAGTTCAAGAGGACCAGTAATCACCAACATGGAAATCAAACCAGACGTCGTCGCCCCGGGTGTTCACATTCGTTCAACGGTGCCAAGCTTTGGCGGAAATGACAAAAAGGCTTACGCGTACTACGACGGAACGAGTATGGCAGCACCTCACATTGCCGGGATGGCGGCCTTAATAAAGCAAGCAAGGCCGGAATTCGATCCTTTTGACGTCAAAACGGCACTCATGAATACTGCCTTGCAAATCGCACCTAAAGAACAGGGCGCATACCGCGTGTTAGACATCGGAGCAGGGCGCGTTCAAGGGTTGGAGATCCTTCGCACACCGGCATTGGCACAAGTACCGCATACGGCTGAGTACACAAAGGACTCACTCGACGACGACAAACATCAGTCCGTTGAACATTTGACCGGAGCCATCCACTTTGGCGAGATCCGCGAACTGGACGGAAAAGGACAACAGGTCTTGCTAAAGAACGTGTCTGACCAAGATGTCACGTACAGAGTGAGCTACGACATTCACCACTTTCTGCCGAGGTCAGGCAGCCCAGGCAACTCCGACGTAAACAGTATTCACATGACGTTCGACCAGAAAGAAGTGACCGTACCGGCTGGCGGCAGTGAATCATTGACCGCCCATCTAAGAGTTAACAGAGCGGTGGACGAAGGATTTTACGAAGGGTATGTCAGACTGACTCCTGTCGACGGAACCCATCCGGGTATACACATCCCCTACATTGCTTACAACAATGCACAGTTGGTCGAAGGCATTCGCGAAATATCCGCTGACCCAAGGTCCCTCTCGTTAAACGGTGACGGGATCAACGAAACGACAACCATTCAATACGAATTAACCGAAGATATGACAGACGCCATCCTCTACTTGCAAGACGTTGCGAGGGTCAGTTGGCCGGGGTCATCAAAACAATGGAAGGAGACGAGCTCCAAAAAGGAAAGAAACACACGTTCACGTGGGACGGCCGTTACGTTGAACGTGAAACAGGAGAAGTGA
- a CDS encoding response regulator transcription factor produces the protein MYKVLLVDDERTIVEGISQIVDWENQGVTLAGTAGNGLEAMHFISKHRPDIVISDIRMPGLDGIELIRKSSRLFPSMKWIFLSGFNEFDYARQVMRYGVRHYLLKPCNEKTITSALREIVQELRQQQRQGMYVKRLEAQLNKLQRDPERASSNSRAYSPTVRKMMVAVQENLDNPHLSLQWLASEKLYMNADYLGKLFKKEVGEKFSTYVARERVEAAIKMMAQEDDLKVFELAERVGYGHNPQYFSRMFKNIAGCSPSELMKSPE, from the coding sequence ATGTACAAGGTTTTACTCGTAGACGATGAGAGGACGATCGTCGAGGGAATCTCTCAAATCGTCGACTGGGAGAATCAAGGTGTCACCTTAGCCGGTACGGCAGGAAACGGATTGGAAGCGATGCATTTTATTTCCAAACATCGACCAGATATCGTGATCAGTGACATCCGCATGCCGGGCTTGGACGGAATCGAGCTCATCCGAAAAAGCAGTCGGCTGTTCCCATCGATGAAATGGATTTTTTTATCGGGTTTTAACGAATTCGACTACGCGAGGCAAGTGATGCGCTACGGAGTGAGGCACTACTTGTTAAAACCGTGCAATGAAAAGACGATTACCTCTGCTCTAAGAGAGATTGTACAGGAATTGCGACAACAACAGAGGCAAGGGATGTACGTCAAACGCTTGGAAGCGCAATTAAACAAATTGCAGAGAGACCCTGAAAGAGCGTCTTCCAACAGCCGAGCGTATTCGCCGACTGTCAGGAAGATGATGGTCGCCGTTCAAGAAAATCTGGACAACCCGCACTTATCCTTGCAATGGCTGGCGAGTGAAAAGCTGTACATGAACGCTGACTACCTGGGGAAGCTGTTCAAGAAAGAAGTAGGAGAAAAGTTTTCCACCTATGTTGCAAGGGAAAGAGTAGAAGCAGCCATTAAAATGATGGCACAGGAAGACGACCTTAAAGTGTTCGAACTGGCGGAAAGGGTGGGATACGGGCATAATCCCCAGTACTTCAGCCGAATGTTCAAAAATATCGCCGGGTGCAGTCCTTCAGAGCTGATGAAATCACCTGAATAA
- a CDS encoding type 1 glutamine amidotransferase domain-containing protein, which translates to MAKSILVVLTSHERMSDHHKTGIWLSEFAEPYEVFKEAGFDITVASIKGGKAPIDPRSISDDARAKWGAIIRVAEQTIPIDSVTSEGFDAIFMPGGHGTMFDLPDDAKLQSLIAEFAETDRIVGAVCHGPAALVKVKLSNGDYLVKGKQVTGFTNEEERASTFDKYMPFLLEDALRQAGAQFIGKPKWTEHVVADGKLVTGQNPQSSESIARTIKAMLQN; encoded by the coding sequence ATGGCCAAATCCATTCTTGTCGTGTTAACGAGTCATGAGAGGATGAGCGATCATCATAAAACCGGCATCTGGCTGTCCGAATTTGCCGAGCCTTACGAAGTGTTTAAGGAAGCGGGATTTGACATTACGGTAGCCAGCATAAAAGGCGGAAAGGCACCGATCGATCCGCGAAGCATCAGTGACGACGCCAGAGCCAAGTGGGGGGCGATCATCAGGGTTGCGGAACAAACGATTCCGATTGACAGTGTCACATCGGAAGGTTTCGATGCGATTTTTATGCCGGGAGGACATGGAACGATGTTCGACTTGCCGGATGACGCCAAACTGCAGTCTCTGATCGCCGAATTTGCAGAAACGGATCGTATCGTTGGCGCTGTGTGCCATGGTCCTGCCGCACTGGTGAAAGTAAAATTGTCGAACGGGGACTACTTGGTGAAGGGCAAACAAGTGACCGGTTTTACGAATGAGGAGGAAAGGGCCTCTACATTTGACAAATATATGCCGTTCTTGCTGGAAGACGCCCTTCGTCAGGCCGGCGCCCAATTTATCGGGAAACCGAAATGGACCGAGCACGTCGTTGCAGACGGTAAACTGGTAACGGGTCAAAACCCCCAATCCAGCGAAAGCATTGCCCGCACAATTAAAGCAATGCTACAAAACTGA
- a CDS encoding LysR family transcriptional regulator, translating into MADFEWFRSFVAIYRLGSVSTAARHRSMTQPALSQHLASLEAEIGERLFHRGPRQMIPTEKGKDLYNQVVKAVDRLEKVTGSFIHSPHPSVVRLGAPPEYFHERIAPRWNRTDLDLEVILGLTRPLLDRLRKGELDLVIATQQIAASGLVYTKYVTESFVLVGDWSHKKRMENIVEEETAISVLESFRWLSYDMDLPIIRRFWFKTFHTRLGIRPNYVVPDLRTIKEMVKAGLGVSVLPDYLVASDLYSGALHELWSAPTKVTNDLWLVHRSSDLDEETIKRVIESLISMKN; encoded by the coding sequence ATGGCAGATTTTGAATGGTTTCGCTCGTTTGTCGCCATTTACCGACTAGGATCAGTCTCTACGGCCGCCCGCCATCGATCCATGACTCAGCCCGCTTTAAGTCAGCATCTCGCTTCTTTGGAAGCCGAGATCGGGGAACGCTTGTTTCATAGAGGGCCAAGGCAGATGATTCCGACGGAGAAAGGGAAGGATTTGTACAATCAGGTGGTAAAAGCAGTCGATCGATTGGAGAAAGTGACGGGCAGCTTCATCCACTCCCCTCATCCCTCCGTTGTCCGGCTAGGAGCACCTCCGGAATACTTTCACGAGCGGATCGCTCCCAGATGGAACCGAACCGACTTGGATCTGGAGGTGATTCTCGGCCTTACGAGGCCGTTACTTGATCGTTTAAGAAAGGGGGAGCTGGACCTGGTCATTGCGACGCAGCAGATCGCTGCAAGCGGGTTGGTGTATACGAAATATGTCACCGAATCGTTCGTGCTTGTCGGAGATTGGTCTCACAAGAAGCGAATGGAAAACATCGTCGAAGAAGAAACGGCCATTTCCGTACTGGAAAGCTTCCGTTGGCTAAGTTACGACATGGATCTGCCGATTATCCGCAGATTCTGGTTTAAAACGTTTCACACACGGCTCGGCATTCGCCCCAACTACGTCGTACCGGATCTAAGAACGATTAAAGAAATGGTGAAAGCAGGTCTCGGCGTCAGTGTGTTGCCAGACTACCTCGTTGCATCCGACCTCTATTCCGGCGCTTTGCATGAGCTTTGGAGTGCTCCAACAAAGGTTACAAATGATCTGTGGCTTGTTCACCGGTCCTCCGATCTGGATGAGGAAACCATCAAGCGGGTTATCGAGTCTTTGATCAGCATGAAAAACTGA
- a CDS encoding cache domain-containing sensor histidine kinase, translating to MLQKMKALYCNLRIKHKMFLLISFVLLVFSTGALALLQYAFNVYNAEIYRQSAQSLSVSSSSIENELRKMERLSYRIATDQYVQSYLLRLRDSETKYERYSVGMDLRRRLLEIGALDKYVRSIQVYDVHDKEYATGNKVVTLSRDRWQQIKEASAAEQGGVKWIFPDETDSAFVAARSVRSYLDASLDHIGTIAVRIDFEAIVANFSSTFNEEGARLVIFDEGERRVYPVDESLSAGHMPRMGHKGYALIKDEGKRYFTTYHPADHTKWTYMVVTPYDSLFTAIMSVRKVVLATFATLFLLVMFVGMRFAGGLTGPIESLNRKMKQVETGDFEYSDEEDDVPFSGDETGQMHHNFNHMMQRINRLIEENYKKQLVIKDAEYKTLQAQVNPHFLYNTLESINWAAKVAGHEKISSMAESLGYILHSSMSMKELLIPLQQELKIVENYITIQKYRFEDRLLFYNQVPDSMLHYQVPKFSLQPLVENAIRHGLERMVGTCTIAIFAKIENERLVMTVKDNGPGIEQPLLRQLTAGQYKSKGTGIGLNNIHERIQIVFGEPYGIEVVSEKYKGTEVRVVLPCEGGKSRDVQGFTRRR from the coding sequence TTGCTCCAAAAAATGAAAGCGCTGTACTGTAATCTGAGAATTAAGCACAAAATGTTTTTATTAATTTCCTTCGTGTTACTCGTATTCAGTACCGGTGCTCTCGCACTTCTCCAATACGCCTTCAACGTTTACAACGCTGAAATTTATCGGCAATCGGCCCAATCGCTCAGTGTGTCCTCCAGCTCCATCGAAAATGAACTGAGGAAAATGGAAAGACTGTCCTATCGCATTGCCACCGACCAGTATGTGCAATCGTACTTGTTGCGTTTAAGGGACAGTGAAACCAAATACGAACGCTACAGTGTCGGGATGGACCTGCGGAGACGGCTGTTAGAGATCGGCGCATTGGATAAATACGTCCGGTCGATCCAAGTGTACGATGTACATGACAAGGAATATGCCACAGGTAATAAAGTGGTCACGCTATCGCGCGACCGCTGGCAGCAGATAAAGGAAGCATCGGCCGCTGAACAGGGAGGTGTAAAGTGGATTTTCCCCGATGAAACAGACAGCGCATTCGTTGCCGCGAGGAGTGTGCGCTCTTATTTAGATGCATCGTTGGACCACATAGGGACGATCGCGGTGCGCATTGACTTCGAAGCGATTGTGGCCAACTTCTCCAGCACTTTCAACGAGGAAGGGGCCCGGCTCGTGATCTTTGATGAAGGTGAGAGACGGGTTTATCCGGTAGACGAATCACTGTCAGCGGGACATATGCCGCGTATGGGCCATAAAGGGTATGCATTGATCAAGGATGAGGGGAAAAGGTACTTTACGACGTATCATCCCGCCGATCACACGAAGTGGACGTATATGGTCGTAACGCCTTACGACAGCCTGTTTACAGCGATCATGTCTGTCAGGAAAGTCGTGTTAGCCACTTTTGCCACATTGTTTTTGTTAGTCATGTTTGTGGGGATGCGTTTTGCCGGTGGGTTGACAGGTCCTATTGAAAGTTTAAACAGGAAGATGAAGCAGGTTGAGACAGGCGACTTCGAATACAGTGACGAGGAAGACGATGTTCCTTTTTCCGGAGATGAAACCGGCCAAATGCATCACAACTTCAATCACATGATGCAGCGAATTAACCGCTTGATAGAAGAAAATTACAAGAAACAGCTCGTCATTAAAGACGCTGAATACAAAACGTTGCAAGCGCAAGTGAATCCGCATTTTTTGTACAATACGTTGGAATCGATCAACTGGGCAGCAAAGGTCGCAGGTCACGAGAAAATTTCCAGCATGGCGGAATCCCTCGGTTACATTCTGCATTCCTCAATGAGTATGAAAGAATTACTGATTCCATTACAGCAAGAGTTAAAGATTGTGGAGAACTATATTACGATTCAAAAGTATCGCTTTGAGGACCGGCTCCTTTTTTACAACCAGGTTCCCGACAGCATGCTTCATTACCAAGTGCCCAAATTCAGCTTACAGCCGTTGGTCGAGAATGCGATCCGCCACGGTTTGGAACGGATGGTCGGCACGTGTACGATCGCCATTTTCGCCAAAATAGAAAATGAACGGCTTGTCATGACGGTGAAGGATAACGGCCCCGGGATAGAGCAACCGCTGTTACGCCAGTTAACAGCGGGACAATACAAGTCAAAAGGGACCGGAATCGGACTGAACAACATTCACGAACGGATTCAAATCGTGTTCGGTGAGCCGTACGGGATCGAAGTTGTGAGTGAGAAATATAAAGGTACGGAAGTACGCGTTGTATTACCTTGTGAGGGGGGAAAGTCGCGCGATGTACAAGGTTTTACTCGTAGACGATGA
- a CDS encoding carbohydrate ABC transporter permease, translating into MSTRVRNHLWGYFFIGPFIIGFLAFTMVPILTSLYLSFTEYNLFSAPRWIGLNNYIKMFTDDPRYIQSLKVTFIYVFGGVPLRLAFALLVAMLLNTSSKVVGFYRTVYYLPSLIGGSVAVAIMWRNIFGDDGIINLALELVGLDAVRWFGDPTAALWMLISLSVWQFGSSMLIFLAGLKSIPQSYYEAASVDGANFVQKFVKITLPMLSPVILFNLIMQTIAAFMTFVPAYIISKGTGGPLDGTLLYSLYLFKQGIEHFNMGYASAMAWVMLIIIAILTSIIFATSRFWIHYESEGGR; encoded by the coding sequence ATGAGTACGCGCGTAAGGAATCACCTGTGGGGGTATTTCTTTATTGGGCCATTTATTATCGGTTTTTTGGCGTTCACCATGGTGCCGATCTTGACGTCGTTGTATCTCTCTTTTACAGAATACAATCTATTTTCGGCTCCGCGCTGGATTGGACTGAACAATTACATCAAGATGTTTACGGATGACCCGCGGTATATACAGTCTCTCAAGGTGACCTTCATTTATGTGTTTGGCGGTGTACCTTTACGTCTCGCCTTCGCCTTGTTGGTCGCCATGCTGCTCAATACGTCCTCAAAGGTTGTCGGATTTTACCGAACGGTGTACTACTTACCGTCGCTCATTGGTGGCAGCGTAGCGGTGGCGATTATGTGGCGCAACATTTTCGGGGACGACGGCATCATCAACCTTGCCCTTGAGCTAGTGGGCCTTGATGCCGTCCGCTGGTTTGGCGATCCGACAGCCGCACTTTGGATGCTCATCTCTTTATCGGTTTGGCAGTTTGGGTCCTCAATGTTGATTTTCCTCGCGGGTTTAAAGTCCATTCCGCAAAGTTATTACGAGGCGGCAAGCGTGGACGGAGCGAACTTTGTGCAAAAGTTTGTAAAAATCACCTTGCCAATGTTAAGCCCCGTCATTTTATTTAACCTGATTATGCAAACGATTGCCGCTTTTATGACTTTTGTACCGGCTTACATCATTTCCAAGGGGACAGGTGGGCCATTGGACGGGACGCTCCTCTACTCCCTCTACTTATTCAAACAGGGGATTGAACACTTTAACATGGGCTACGCATCGGCGATGGCGTGGGTGATGTTAATCATCATTGCCATTCTCACCTCTATCATCTTTGCCACATCGCGATTCTGGATTCACTACGAGTCGGAAGGGGGAAGGTGA
- a CDS encoding ABC transporter substrate-binding protein — protein sequence MVKTLRLPLMIALCILLVTACSSSSEDASGDGRNGDGGSSKGEDEQITLRMTWWGDQPRHDYTLEVIELYQEQNPGVKIEAEYASWDDYWQKLAPQAAANELPDIIQMDLSYISQYAQNNQLADLSPYVGEQIDVSNMADTIVSAGEIDGGLYGFNTGVNAVGFNYDPAALEKIGIDSLPEDWTWDDYIEISDKAADAGIYFDSGMQPDVFFNYYLRTHGQRLYAEDGSGLGYDDDQLFVDFFSMLVDRVEKKATPTPDFLAQLSGVEDDPVVKQEGVGIWQWSNQFVGLQQVADRPMAIHPMPGPNVAEGLFLKPSMYFSVSENSEHKEAAAEFINFFVNDVEANKLILGDRGVPGSSVVKEALKEELSEAQVEVFEYIEWAEQNSSPMGAPDPAQAGEIIELLDSLSEQMMYGEISPQDAAKDFRNQAESILSQN from the coding sequence ATGGTGAAAACGTTGCGGCTACCACTGATGATCGCGCTTTGTATACTCTTGGTTACAGCCTGCAGCAGTAGCTCGGAAGACGCCTCCGGAGACGGGAGAAATGGTGACGGCGGGAGCAGTAAAGGAGAAGATGAACAAATCACGCTCCGAATGACGTGGTGGGGGGACCAGCCAAGACACGATTACACGCTTGAGGTCATTGAGTTGTACCAAGAACAAAATCCGGGGGTGAAAATTGAAGCAGAATACGCCAGTTGGGATGATTACTGGCAAAAGTTGGCTCCACAAGCGGCGGCCAATGAGTTACCGGACATTATTCAAATGGATCTTTCGTACATCTCCCAGTATGCGCAAAACAATCAACTGGCAGATTTGTCACCCTACGTCGGTGAACAGATTGATGTGTCGAACATGGCCGACACGATTGTATCCGCGGGTGAAATAGACGGTGGTTTGTACGGATTTAACACCGGCGTCAATGCAGTAGGTTTCAACTATGATCCGGCGGCACTGGAGAAGATTGGCATAGATTCTCTGCCAGAAGACTGGACTTGGGATGACTACATTGAAATTTCTGACAAGGCAGCAGACGCCGGTATTTACTTTGATTCAGGCATGCAGCCGGACGTGTTTTTTAACTATTACCTCCGCACACACGGTCAAAGGTTGTATGCGGAGGACGGCAGCGGTTTAGGTTACGATGACGATCAGTTGTTTGTCGATTTCTTCTCCATGTTGGTGGATCGAGTAGAAAAAAAGGCCACACCAACACCTGATTTTTTGGCCCAGCTGAGTGGCGTTGAAGACGATCCCGTCGTGAAACAGGAGGGAGTCGGGATCTGGCAATGGTCAAACCAGTTTGTCGGCTTACAACAAGTGGCTGACAGACCGATGGCTATCCATCCGATGCCGGGCCCGAATGTTGCAGAAGGTCTGTTTTTGAAGCCGAGCATGTATTTTTCAGTGTCGGAAAATTCGGAGCATAAAGAGGCTGCGGCTGAGTTTATCAATTTCTTCGTTAACGATGTTGAAGCGAACAAGTTGATCCTCGGCGATCGCGGTGTCCCCGGTTCTTCTGTCGTAAAAGAAGCGCTAAAAGAAGAGTTGTCGGAAGCGCAAGTGGAAGTGTTCGAGTACATCGAGTGGGCGGAACAAAACAGTTCGCCTATGGGCGCGCCAGACCCCGCTCAAGCGGGTGAAATCATTGAGTTGCTCGATAGTTTGTCGGAGCAAATGATGTACGGTGAGATCAGTCCGCAAGATGCGGCTAAAGATTTTCGCAATCAAGCAGAAAGCATACTGTCGCAAAATTAA